Genomic DNA from Chiroxiphia lanceolata isolate bChiLan1 chromosome 30, bChiLan1.pri, whole genome shotgun sequence:
atttggggggagcTGTGCCTCCCCCCAGGATGGGCCAGGGCGATTTGGGGGGTTTaggggggggctgtgggggctgtgcTTCCCCCCGGGATGGAtcagggggatttggggggatttggggggactGTGCCTCCCCCCGGGATGGGccagggagatttggggggtttaggggggggctgtgggggctgtgcTTCCCCCCGGGATGCACCAGGGGatctgagggggtttggggggactGTGCCTCATCCCAGTATGAGccagggggatttggggaggtttagggggatttgggggctgtGCCTACCCTCAGCATGGGCCAGGGGGATCTGGAGGGGTTCAGGGGTGCTGTGTCTCCCCCCGGGATGGGccagggggatttgggggatttgggggggctgtggggggatttggggggtcgGTGCCTCCCCCCGGGATGGAccagggggatttgggggggctgTGCTTCCCCCCCGGATGGGccaggggggttttgggggatttgggggggctgtgggggctgtgcCTCCCCCCGGGATGGGccagggggatttgggggggttgggggggtttAGGGGGGCTGTAGGGGCTGTGCCTCCCCCAGGGGTGGGCCAGGGGGATTtcggggggatttgggggggctaTAGGGACTGTGCCTCCCCCCGGAGTGGGCCAGGGGGATATGGGGGGGTtagggggggctgtgggggctgtgcCTCCCCCCGGGATGGGccagggggatttggggggtttagagggatttgggggggctgTTCCTCCCGTCGGGATGGGccagggggattttggggagtttagaggggctgtgggggctgtgtCTCCCCCCAGGATGGGTCAGGGCGATTGGGGGGGGCTGTGCCTCCCCCCGGGATGGGccagggggatttggggggggggttgggggggccGTGGGGTCTGTGCCTCTCCCTGGCATGGGccagggggatttggggggtttagGGGGGCTGTAGGGGCTGTGCCTCTCCCCGGCATGGGccagggggatttggggggtttaggggaattggggggggggggggggctgtaCCTCGCTCCAGGATGTGGGATTTGGGAGTttttgggggggctgtggggcctGTACCTCCCCCGGGATGGGCCGGGGGGATTTAGGGGGGTTTAGGGGGGCTGTAGGGGCTGTGCCTCCCCTCGGGATGTGccagggggatttgggggggctgTGCCTCCCCCCGGGATGGGccagggggatttgggggggttgtggggggcTGTAGGGGCTGCACCTCCCCCAGGGGTGGGCCAGGGGGATTTCGGCGGGAgttggggggggctgggggggctgtaCCCCCCCCCAGGGGTGGGccggggggatttgggggtgtttaggggggctgtggggtctgTGCCTCCCCCCAGGACGGATCGGGGTGggtggggagctgctgctcctccccgCTCTGCCCCCCgagctccccatccctgtgcccccccccccccgggaggCGGGAACGGGACCCGGGAACATCTTGCCGAGCGTTCccggggggtttgggggggggctCGGCCCCCGTAACCCCGGAACAGATGCGGAGCCCCCGCAGACAATGGGATTAACGGCGGCGCGTGGCCGGGGCTCACAATAACCCCCCGCACCTCCCGGGggtcccgcagccccccgggggGAGCCCGGGCtctctgtgtgtccccccccttccccgggGCGCCCCCCGGCCCCTTTGTGCTGGTGCCGGGACCTGTTGGACCATCtgtcgggggggggggtgtgcgGGGGTCGCAACAGGCAGATTTATTGGCCGCAATCTGTTCGTGCCCGGCCCGGCAAAGGAGCCGCGGAGCCGCTAATGAATTAATTAGTATTCCCCCCTAAGCCCGGGCTGCCCGAGGCTCCCGTTGGAGCGATCGGGAGAAGGGATCCGGGGGGGGTCCCAGATTTAGGGAGCGGGGAGCAGCCCCCCTTCCCCGCGCAGGGACGGGTGAGGAAaagggggggattttgggggttccAGCCCCGCAGACCCTCCCCCGTTCTAGGGGAGCCCCTCGAACCCCTGGAATGAGCGAAGTGCGTCAGGACACCCAGCCCGTAATTACTGGGGGGGTCTTTTTGCGCCCTCTCATCCCGAAATTACTGGGGGTCTTTtccgcccccccccccttctcctgGGGGTCGCGGAGCCCGGAGCCCCTTCCCGTGTCCGTgcccggccccccccgggcCCCTTCTGGCTCCGCCGGCCGCTAATTGCTGCCCCTTCTCTCCCTCGTTGCCGCCGGGAGGGGGTCGCAgcccccccgcagccccgggggggTGCGGGtgtcaccccctgccccccccgcTGTCACCAGGGCGGTGCCCAGcccgggggggcgcgggggggacACCCCGACAGTCCCGTGGTGCTTCCACGTCGTGGTGGCGTCtccgggggggtgggggggaccctcggggggcgcggggggggctGTTCTGGTGCCGGGAAAGGGGGGCCCGTGCGGGGGTCCCGATCCGAGGGTCCCGATCCAGGAGTACCCTCCCGGGGATTCCCGAGGATCGGGGATGACCCCCGGAGTCACCACGCAGGGATTCCCGGGAATCGGGAGTGTCCCCCATCCAGGGATTCCCGGGAATCGGCGGTGTCCCCCATCCAGGGATTCCCAGGGATTCCCAGGCACCGGCGATATCCCCATCCAGAGATTCCCAGGAATCGGCTGTATCCCTCATCCAGGGATTCCCGGGAATCAGGAGTGTCGCCTGCTCAGGGATTCCCAGGGTTCCGGGGTGTCCCCCATCCAGGGATTCCCGGGAATCAGGGGTGTCCCCCACCCAGGGATTCCCGGGAATCAGGGGTGTCCCCCACCCGGGGATTCCCGGGAATCAGGGGTGTACCCCACCCAGGGATTCCCAGGGATCAGAAGCATCATCCATCCAGGGATCCCCGGGAGTTGGGGATGCCCCCTGGATTCCCTTTCCCAACGATTCCCGGGAGCCGCGTGTTCCCCCATTCCCGGGGATCGGGGGGTGCCCCCCCGGGACGCTCCATCCCGGGGTtgccgggggggtcccggggggcggcgggaggagccGGGCTCGGTGCCCTCCCCCCGTGGGAGGAGCCGCGCGggccccgcggcggggccggagccgcGGGCAGCGCCGAGCGATCAAAACCGCCCGAGCGCGGAGCTGCCACAGCCCCGGAGCTCCCGCTGCCCTCCCGGTacccccccggtgcccccccccGGTGCCGCTCCGCGGGACCCCCCCCGCGGCCGGGTCACGATGAGCGCGGGCAAGTGACAGCGGGGACCCCCCGCTCCTGTGCCCAGGTGAGGACGGGACCCCCCGAGGAACCCGGGGGGGAACCCCAAAGGACCTGAGGGTCCTTCGCGCGGGGCTCTGCGGCCGCTCGGtgccccccgggaccccccggaGACCCTCCGGGACGGCGCGGGAGGGACGGGGGAGCTCTGCCCGACGGAGGAGCGGCGGGACCCCCACCCTGGGGGGCTGTGTGGGGTGAGAGGGGGGGAGAGATGGAGGGATGGGGCTCCAGTCCCGATCCTGGGGGGCTGTGCGGGGTGAGGGGGGATGGCAGGATGGGGCTCCAGCCCCGATCCCGGGGGGCTGTGCGGGGTGAGAGGGGGGGAATGGGGCTCCAGTCCCGATCCTGGGGGGCTGTGCGGGGTGAGGGGGGATGGCAGGATGGGGCTCCAGCCCCGACCCTGGGGGGCTGTGTGGGGTGAgagggggcaggatggggctcCAGCCCCGATCCCGAGGGGTTCTGTGGGATGAGAGGGGGGATGAGGCTCCAACCCCGATCCCGGGGGGGCTGTGCGGGGTGAGAggggggcaggatggggctcCAGCCCCGATCCTGGGGGGCTGTGCGGGGTGTGAGGAGCGGGATGAGGCTCCAGCCCCGACTCTGGGGAGCTGTACGGGGTGAGGggggggcaggatggggctcCAGCCCCGACCCTGGGGGGTCTCTGTGGGGtgtgaggagcaggatggggctcCAGCCCCGATCCCGGGGGGCTGTACGGGGTGAGGGGGGGGCGGAATGGGCTCCAGCCCCGATCCTGGGGGGTTCTGTGGGGTGAGTGaggggggggatggagggatggagctcCAGCCCCAACCCTGGGGGGCTGTGCGGGGTGAAGGGGGGGCGGGATGGGGCTCCAGCCCCGATCCTGGGGGGCTGTGCGGGGCAGtgagaggagcaggatggggctcTAGCCGCTCCCCCCCTCCGGATTCCCGCAGCCCCGGGTCCGCGCTGGGACCCCCTCAGAGCCGGGATTTCACCGGGagtggaggtgctgctggggaaggtgatgatgatgatggtgaggGAGATGATGAGTTGCCTTCATCGGGCGATTCCCCCTTTGTCTACTTTCTCCCCccaccctctttttttttttttttttaatcgaTATTCTgactaaagaaaacaaaatccctaAAAATTCCAGCCGGGTTTCCGAAGAGACAACTTTCCCTGGAAACGCCGCGCGGGGCAGGGGCTCCCCTGGCCAAGAGACCCCCCGAAGCcagggggttttttctcctgggATGGATTTTGGCGAGGGATTTTGGGAGGCACAGGCAGCGACGCTGCGTTTGGAGGGCGAGGGGGGTGTCCCGAGGGAAAGGGACCCCCCCTCTGGGTGCACCCGGAGGGATTTTGGGGCAGACCCGCAGCATCCCGGGGCTGATCCCACCACGAATCCCACCCCGAGGACTCGGGACCGGCCAGACCCACCCGCTCACCCCAAAAATTTCCCTTCCCCGGCTGATTTCCAgcctcccccccccgcccccccgaGCTCCGCCCGGGAGTTAATTGGGGCCGCGTGGTCCTTTGGGGATAGGGAGCAGCAATTAACACCCTAATCCAGCCCGGCAGCCCCATCACGCATATTAAAAGTGGGATTTTCCGGCGTGGGCTGGTCGGGGCAGGGGAGCCGGGGCTCGGGAAGCGCTTCCAGCAAAGCTGCTTAGAGGCTCAAGCTTTATGAAATGAGtcgggcgcggcggcggcgtTTCGGGCGCTCATTAACGGGGAGCCCGCGTTCGGCGGCGCCGAGGGAAAGGAGGGTTCGGGCGGGAAAACCTCCGGGGGCAGCTCCGGGATGGATTTCCGAGCTCCCTTTTGTCGCCTGCGGCGGGATCGAGGGTTTGAGGGCGCGAGGGGAGGGATTAAAGAGCGGGAATCGCCCCCAAAAAACGGGATTGTCGGAAGCCCTGAGCCGGCGGGGAGGCACCGGCggctcctcctccccaaaacaaccccccaaaaaattattgtggagggagaaggagagggataAATTGGCTTTGGAGGCACCAAGAGTGGGTAGGAAGCCGGTGGAGTCCCCAGGAGATGATTTTTCTCAAGAGATGGGTAAATAAATAGATGTTGTAGGTACCAACGGTGGGTAGGGACATGGTGGAGTCTCCAGGAGACGATTTTCTCAAGAGGTGGgtaaataaatagatattttagGTACCAGGAGTgggcagggagatggtggagtctCCAGAAGGTGATTTTGTCAAgagatgaataaataaatagaggTTCTAGGTAGCAGGAGTGGGCAGGGAGATGGTGGGGTCCCTGGGAGATGATTTTCTCAAGAGGTGGGTAAATAAATAGATGCTGTAGGTACCAAGAGATGGACAAATAAATAGAGGTTGTAGGTACCAAGGGTGGGCAGGGAGATGGTGGGGTCTCCAGGAGATGATTCTCTCAAGAGATGGgtaaataaatagatattttagGTACCCAGGGTGGGCAGGAAGCCGGGAGATGATTTTCTCTGCACGTCGAGCCCCTTTTCTGCTGGAattccttcccacctccctgtcccctcgCTTGCAGAGCTCGGGGAACTGCAAGACCTTCTCGGAGGCCGAGGGGATGGCGGAGCTGGTGAGTCCCCCCTGGGCGGACGAGCTGGGCCCCAAAGCCGAGCcgagggaggaggagggggccGGAGCCTTCGCGCCGGGGCCGGGCCTGAACCAGGAGCGCGACAGcgccgaggaggaggaggaggaggaggaggaggaggaggaggaggaggaggacggcGGCGGCGAGAAGCCCAAGAGGAGGGGCCccaagaagaagaagatgacGAAGGCGCGGCTGGAGCGGTTCCGGGCGCGGCGGGTGAAGGCGAACGCCCGCGAGCGCACGAGGATGCACGGCCTGAACGACGCCCTGGACAACCTGCGCAGGGTCATGCCCTGCTACTCCAAGACCCAGAAACTGTCCAAGATCGAGACGCTGCGGCTCGCCCGCAACTACATCTGGGCCCTGTCCGAGGTGCTGGAGACGGGGCAGACGCCGGAGGGCAAGAGCTTCGTGGAGATGCTCTGCAAGGGGCTGTCGCAGCCCACCAGCAACCTGGTGGTCGGGTGCCTGCAGCTGGGCCCGCAGCCGCTCTTCCTGGAGAAGCACGAGGAGAAGTCCCCGGCCTGCGAGGCGGCCCTGAGCGGCCACCCCTTCAGCTACCAGTCGCCGGGGCTGCCCAGCCCCCCCTACGGCTCCCTGGAGACCCACGTGCTGCACCTCAAGCCCCCCCCGGCCTTCAAGGGCCTGGTGGACGCTCCGTTCGGGGCTCACCCCCCCGACTGCTCCACCCCGCCCTACGAGGGGCCCCTGACGCCGCCCCTGAGCATCAGCGGCAACTTCTCCCTGAAGCAGGACGGGTCCCCGGAGCTGGAGAAACCCTACGGCTTCGTGACCCACTACCCCGGGGTGGGCCTGGCCGGGGCCCACGGGCACGGCCCCCCCTTCCAGCGCTACGAGATCCCGCTGGACGTGAGCTACGAGCCCTTCGCGCCCCACGTGGCCGGGCCCCAGCTCAGCACCATCTTCAACGAGTGACCCCCCAGCTCCCGACCCCCGTTCCCGAGGTTTGGAGCGTTTCCAGGATGGACGCGGCCCCGGAGAGGGGCGGGGTGGGGTGAGGGACCCCCCCCCGCACCCcgagcagctctgtggagggTCAGCGGGTCCTCCCGCCCCGGTGCCACCCCTCCGGTGTCCCCGCTGTCCCAGGAGCCACGTGAACCTTCCCGGCAGCCAAATTCCGGCCGGCAGCTCCCCCGGAGGTGCTTCCCGAAGGTGCTTCACCCTCCGGGATGTCCCATCCGATGCTCTCCAGGGTTTGGATCATCCACTGCCGGGAGGCTGCgactcctcttcctccctccccggGGCGGTGGGACTGGGGACACGGCTCTGTCCTACCCCTCCTGGGGGGTGGGATTGGGGACACGGCTCtgtcctgcccctcctgggGGGGTGGGATTGGGGACACGGCTCtgtcctgcccctcctgggGGTTGGGATTGGGGACACGGCTCtgtcctgcccctcctgggGGGGGTGGGATTGGGGACACGGCTctgtcctgcccctcctgcccctccctgggggggtgggattgggaacACGGCTCTGTCCTGCCCCTTCTGCCCCTCGGGGGTGGTGGGATTGGGGACACGGCTCTGTCCTGCCCCTCAGGAGTgatgggattgggattgggGACATGGCTCtgtcctgcccctcctgggGGGGTGGGATTGGGGACACGGCTCTGTCCTGTCCCTCAGGAGTGATGGGATTGGGGACACGATTctgtcctgcccctcctgcccctcctggggGGGTGGAATTGGGGACACGACTctgtcctgcccctcctgcccctcctgggggggtgggattgggaacACGACTCTGTCCtacccctcctgcccctcctggggGGGTGACCCGTTCCCCTTCCTCATGCCCCAGTGGGACCGTGGTGTTCCCAGTCCGACTGTGTCCAGGTGgactggcagagctgggaaggagctgggaaggaacTGGACACTCGGCAGAGGACCAGCAGGGATGGAGATCTCtgatccagggatgggggttCACCATCCAGAGGTACTGGGGTTCCATCATCCAGGGACAGGGATCCATCATCCAGGGATGGAGATCCATCATCCAGGAGTGCCGTGATCCAGGAATGCCATGGTACCTCATCCAGGGACATCACAATTCGTGATCCAGGAATGCTGTGGTCCCTCATCCAGGAACTGGGGTTCACCACCCAGAGGTGCTGGGGTTCCATTGTCCAGGGACATCATAGTCCATCATCCAGGGATGGAGATCCATCATCCAGGAATGTCATGGTCCATCATCCAGGGATGGAGATCCATCATCCAGGAATGTCGTGGTCCATCATCCAGGGATGGAGATCCACCATCCAGGAATGCCGTGGTCCCTCATCCAGGGACATCACAATCCATGATCCAGGAATGCCATGGTCCAtcatccagggatgggggttCACCATCCAGGGGTATTGGGGTTCCATTGTCCAGGGATGGAGGTCCATCATCCAGGAACACCGTGGTCCATCCTCCAAGGACATCACAATCCATGATCCAGGAATGCCGTGGTCCATCACCCAGAGGCATCAT
This window encodes:
- the NEUROD4 gene encoding neurogenic differentiation factor 4, encoding MIFSARRAPFLLEFLPTSLSPRLQSSGNCKTFSEAEGMAELVSPPWADELGPKAEPREEEGAGAFAPGPGLNQERDSAEEEEEEEEEEEEEEEDGGGEKPKRRGPKKKKMTKARLERFRARRVKANARERTRMHGLNDALDNLRRVMPCYSKTQKLSKIETLRLARNYIWALSEVLETGQTPEGKSFVEMLCKGLSQPTSNLVVGCLQLGPQPLFLEKHEEKSPACEAALSGHPFSYQSPGLPSPPYGSLETHVLHLKPPPAFKGLVDAPFGAHPPDCSTPPYEGPLTPPLSISGNFSLKQDGSPELEKPYGFVTHYPGVGLAGAHGHGPPFQRYEIPLDVSYEPFAPHVAGPQLSTIFNE